A window from Neodiprion fabricii isolate iyNeoFabr1 chromosome 2, iyNeoFabr1.1, whole genome shotgun sequence encodes these proteins:
- the LOC124175540 gene encoding receptor-like protein 42, protein MKIDFTPLTTGSTKAMNILLSNGIFSLILCMAAAPADVMVLGKPSFISDQGQFVRKCIYSKWYSKLQVNCSRRDFENIPEKLNTKVEIMVMSSNRLREKLPPHTFAPYTRLVSLFLNDNFLNDINNTIEDLQYLQVLDISNNGFYVLPSTLFQLPYLRTLYLSRNYLTDGTFKLEVTSPIEHLEIGRNQLTKIPSIGPQPLLTKLNLSSNKIDRLSVDDVAPFCKLEFLDITNNPISLEDSSCDCHQFMKWVKMRNITLVSNIACKRETLDSCSATSFTNETMALYNECLGAIEIAKAQAKAKATWITAGSCILAFLVCVIIGLYCVHKRNKKREKKKKKAQKLAANNANTELLNGNLPEPV, encoded by the exons GATTTCACGCCTCTGACTACTGGTTCGACCAAAG CCATGAACATCCTGCTATCCAACGGAATCTTCTCGCTGATTCTGTGCATGGCAGCTGCTCCAGCTGACGTAATGGTGCTCGGCAAGCCGAGCTTCATCTCAGACCAAGGCCAGTTCGTTCGTAAATGTATTTACTCCAAATGGTATTCGAAGCTGCAGGTCAATTGCAGCAGGAGAGATTTCGAGAACATTCCAGAGAAACTGAACACCAAAGTCGAG atAATGGTGATGTCCTCCAACCGGctgagagaaaaattaccgCCTCATACCTTCGCCCCGTATACAAGACTGGTGTCCCTCTTCCtcaatgacaattttttgaacgatATCAACAACACTATCGAGGACCTCCAGTATCTTCAAGTCCTCGACATATCTAACAATGGTTTTTACGTCCTACCGTCGACCCTCTTCCAGCTTCCGTATCTCCGTACGCTGTACCTGTCGCGCAACTACCTCACGGACGGAACATTCAAGCTGGAAGTAACTTCGCCAATCGAACATCTTGAGATCGGGCGGAACCAGTTGACGAAAATACCGTCGATCGGACCTCAGCCGTTGCTGACTAAACTGAACCTATCGAGTAACAAGATTGATCGGCTATCGGTGGACGATGTGGCTCCGTTCTGCAAATTAGAATTCTTGGATATCACCAACAATCCCATATCGTTAGAGGACTCGAGTTGCGATTGTCACCAATTCATGAAGTGGGTGAAAATGCGCAACATAACGCTTGTATCGAATATTGCCTGTAAACGCGAGACCCTCGATTCTTGCAGCGCAACGAGTTTCACAAACGAGACGATGGCGTTGTACAACGAATGCTTAGGAGCGATCGAGATCGCCAAAGCTCAAGCCAAGGCGAAGGCGACCTGGATAACAGCGGGAAGCTGCATCCTCGCCTTTTTGGTTTGCGTCATAATCGGTCTTTACTGTGTCCATAAGAGGAATAAGAAgcgggaaaagaaaaagaagaaggcgCAAAAATTGGCCGCAAATAACGCGAACACGGAACTGCTCAACGGCAATTTGCCTGAGCCAGTCTAG
- the LOC124175546 gene encoding presenilin-1 yields MTDSDTDSANEYTRLMDGHVAEVRPDGLVSDRRKRRSKSHERPVASETSSQGENGVPDVRIETPGSTTLVIPERRRHGSNSGGPPNNSDEFTNEDEEELKYGAAHVIKLFVPVSLCMLVVVATINSVNFYTIKDIYLLYTPFREESPHTSTKVWQAIANSFILMSVIVVMTVILILLYKYRFYKTIHAWLILSSLMLLFLFSILYCEEVLRAYNIPMDLITFSIGLWNFGVAGMICIHWQGPLRLQQAYLIFIAALMALVFIKYLPEWTTWVVLGVISIWDLIAVLTPNGPLRILVETAQARNEPIFPALIYSSTILYTFTMNYVGYVATPTVSMASGDAAAGDTVGSPTPTQTRRSAGAGDSEEGGFTNEWVATHADRSARRAREIREEPSSLTEPSRPGQYRNESQQQQQAAMEEERGIKLGLGDFIFYCVLVGKASSYGDWNTTLACFVAILIGLCLTLLLLAIFKKALPALPISITVGLIFYFATRVIVAPFADSLASEQVFI; encoded by the exons ATGACTGATAGTGATACAGATTCGGCAAACGAGTATACACGTTTGATGGACGGGCACGTTGCCGAAGTTCGCCCAGACGGGTTGGTCTCTGATCGGAGAAAACGACGTTCAAAAAGCCACGAACGTCCCGTGGCAAGCGAGACTTCCTCACAG GGGGAAAATGGAGTTCCAGATGTTCGCATCGAAACGCCAGGGTCTACAACTCTCGTAATACCAGAACGAAGAAGACATGGATCAAATTCTGGGGGCCCACCTAATAACTCTGATGAATTCACAAATGAAGATGAAGAGGAATTGAAATATGGAGCTGCTCACGTCATAAAGCTATTCGTCCCAGTATCGCTTTGCATGCTAGTAGTGGTTGCCACTATCAACTCCGTCAATTTCTACACAATCAAGgacatatattt ATTGTATACACCATTCCGCGAAGAAAGTCCACATACGAGTACGAAGGTATGGCAAGCCATTGCCAATTCGTTCATACTGATGTCAGTCATTGTGGTAATGACTGTGATATTAATTCTACTGTACAAGTATAGATTTTATAAAACTATACATGCTTGGCTAATCCTGAGCTCTTTGATGCTCCTCTTCTTATTCTCGATATTATACTGCGA ggAAGTGCTGAGGGCTTATAATATACCAATGGATCTTATAACATTTTCCATTGGTTTGTGGAATTTTGGAGTTGCTGGAATGATCTGTATTCACTGGCAGGGGCCGCTACGTCTGCAACAAGCCTATCTAATTTTCATTGCTGCATTAATGGCCCTGGTGTTCATCAAGTATCTACCTGAGTGGACCACTTGGGTTGTTCTCGGAGTCATTAGTATTTGGG ATTTAATAGCTGTGCTCACACCCAACGGACCTCTTCGAATACTAGTTGAGACAGCACAAGCGAGAAATGAGCCAATATTCCCGGCATTAATTTATTCTTCGACGATTCTCTATACCTTCACCATGAATTATGTTGGCTATGTAGCTACACCAACGGTGTCTATGGCCAGTGGCGATGCAGCTGCAGGTGATACTGTTGGCTCACCAACTCCTACACAAACACGGAGAAGTGCTGGAGCTGGAGATTCAGAGGAAGGTGGTTTCACTAATGAATGGGTAGCAACACATG CTGATCGAAGTGCGAGGAGAGCTAGAGAAATTAGAGAAGAGCCCTCATCGTTAACTGAGCCTTCTCGACCTGGTCAGTATAGGAACGAGtcgcaacagcaacagcaagcTGCCATGGAAGAGGAAAGAGGAATTAAGCTGGGCCTGggagattttattttctattgtGTCCTAGTTGGCAAAGCGTCCAGTTATGGTGACTGGAATACGACACTGGCTTGTTTCGTGGCCATATTAATT GGCCTGTGCCTGACGCTGCTCCTCCTagctattttcaaaaaagctCTACCAGCTCTTCCGATTTCAATCACAGTTggtttaatattttatttcgcaaCTAGAGTGATCGTTGCGCCATTTGCGGACAGTCTAGCCAGTGAACAAGTATTTATTTAA